A genome region from Eremothecium cymbalariae DBVPG#7215 chromosome 4, complete sequence includes the following:
- a CDS encoding uncharacterized protein (similar to Ashbya gossypii ACL091C) produces the protein MVSVRQFITAAIVGAGIAEAIPFPAKSGLQLRQDMDVFDSAVKASDDKIVEELVKQLTILHDNKNLTDCEKCLNKLTIGKTLSLTRPDLVPTVFSKWCIDTRFLAEDSCMTLYHRNTVESSFRGTNFADMLSLLDPNSYDGYLFCHYYESRRCPKPETPNTTLSHLWPAKQPKHYIAPEPDKDDLINVLHVSDFHIQLDYTVGSETNCTSGMCCSPDSINMFSTRGNRRYDGDWNSYYGSYYTDGGRFIKGTYNDPFLNQTVWTPATTFGHYSCDAPEILINSSLYSVIDYANDQNMCFEFAIFTGDLVDHHELKYVDYESVVESEVTIFRDIKSRLGTVPLYSVLGNHDTFPYGQLAPEGYGFSNRFSWNAELMADLWEDYGWLDKETAMYAKHHYTGFAVNTKIGLKIISLNSNVWFRKNNYAYLNASDADAFGQLKFLVDELVESESKDQRVWVIAHIPFGTDSLPAPSNLFAEIVERFSPYTIAGLFFGHTHLDQFDVLYAGSGADAKTIENVVNVAWIAPAVTPWIGNNPAWRYYTVDRKTFSIMNSHNFYTQLNNTFNNDGSEPVWEFEYDARSAYGITDWPESAPLNGSYWHKVATKMRDDPASMQLYENYSRRFSPYVRNCTSSLCDNHYCRVTSFTIDRYEDCISDTGEPDFD, from the coding sequence ATGGTTTCTGTAAGACAATTCATCACTGCTGCGATCGTTGGAGCAGGAATAGCTGAAGCTATTCCTTTCCCTGCTAAGTCAGGTTTACAACTTCGGCAGGATATGGATGTATTCGATAGTGCTGTTAAGGCAAgtgatgataaaattgtGGAAGAGCTGGTGAAACAATTGACGATATTACACGATAATAAGAACTTGACAGATTGTGAGAAATGTTTGAACAAGTTAACGATCGGTAAGACTTTATCTTTAACTAGGCCGGATTTGGTGCCTACTGTTTTTTCTAAATGGTGTATCGATACCCGGTTTCTAGCTGAGGATTCGTGTATGACTCTCTATCATAGGAATACGGTTGAGAGCAGTTTCAGGGGTACCAATTTTGCGGATATGTTGTCATTGCTTGATCCAAACAGCTATGATGGTTATTTGTTCTGCCATTATTATGAATCTAGGCGGTGCCCAAAGCCAGAGACACCGAATACGACACTATCTCATTTGTGGCCCGCCAAGCAGCCCAAACATTATATTGCCCCTGAGCCGGATAAGGATGATTTGATTAATGTTTTACATGTTTCCGACTTCCATATTCAGTTAGATTACACTGTAGGAAGTGAAACCAACTGTACTAGTGGTATGTGCTGTAGCCCAGATTCGATCAATATGTTTTCCACAAGAGGTAATCGGCGGTATGATGGTGATTGGAATTCTTACTACGGCTCCTACTATACCGATGGTGGTCGGTTTATTAAGGGAACTTACAATGAtccatttttgaatcaaaCTGTATGGACGCCTGCGACAACTTTTGGTCATTATTCGTGTGATGCGCCCGAGATTTTGATCAATTCATCGTTATATTCTGTTATTGATTACGCAAACGACCAAAATATGTGTTTCGAATTTGCGATATTCACGGGAGACTTGGTAGACCACCATGAGCTGAAGTATGTCGACTACGAGTCAGTGGTAGAATCCGAGGTAACAATATTTAGAGATATTAAGAGCAGATTAGGAACGGTTCCTTTGTATTCTGTGCTTGGAAATCACGATACCTTCCCGTATGGTCAATTGGCTCCGGAAGGATATGGGTTTAGTAACAGGTTCTCATGGAACGCAGAGCTTATGGCAGATTTGTGGGAAGATTATGGCTGGTTAGACAAAGAAACTGCTATGTATGCCAAACATCATTATACAGGCTTTGCCGTTAATACTAAGATTGGATTAAAGATCATCTCTTTAAACTCAAATGTTTGGTTCAGGAAGAATAACTATGCTTATCTGAATGCTTCTGATGCAGATGCTTTCGGCCAACTTAAGTTTTTAGTTGATGAATTAGTCGAAAGTGAATCGAAAGATCAAAGGGTTTGGGTTATTGCACATATTCCATTCGGCACAGATTCCTTGCCTGCCCCTTCAAATCTTTTCGCGGAGATTGTCGAGAGATTTTCGCCATATACAATTGCGGGCCTTTTCTTCGGGCACACACACTTGGACCAATTTGATGTGCTATACGCAGGGAGTGGTGCAGATGCCAAGACAATTGAAAACGTGGTAAACGTTGCTTGGATTGCGCCAGCTGTTACACCATGGATCGGAAACAATCCAGCATGGAGATACTACACCGTTGACCGGAAAACCTTCTCCATAATGAACAGCCACAACTTCTACACACAGTTGAATAACACCTTCAACAATGACGGGTCGGAGCCAGTCTGGGAGTTCGAATATGATGCCAGAAGTGCCTACGGTATCACAGATTGGCCCGAATCTGCCCCATTGAATGGATCGTACTGGCACAAGGttgcaacaaaaatgaGAGATGACCCTGCATCGATGCAGTTGTACGAGAATTACTCAAGGCGGTTCTCACCTTATGTGCGGAACTGTACTTCAAGCCTGTGCGATAATCACTACTGTCGTGTAACCTCCTTTACAATTGACAGATATGAAGATTGTATTTCGGACACAGGGGAGCCAGATTTTGATTAA
- the BFA1 gene encoding Bfa1p (similar to Ashbya gossypii ACL090C), translating to MSNVRPLVVEEATETSFEEIESTFDIGMHDRPIELQSYFKVDRKANYPKLTISAINKGFLEAPVPSTISSSGSTTLSNKDIKRYSTYTESDEEEILDDFVEFSTNEKVDDWLQHKGRDFDLDVFKENEGEDELLELQEQLERRLTFLDSNESVKSVPSNPFRSSVTNGQMPPQVKPALNFLSGYPSDTLQRSPKPKVMQGANSKSFTRSLTSRSVLNLRSNGKNRELSEHRLNYKKSMPILSRNKNSIPEEDEDKYSGDNIVRNQQVHRKHHYNKESEITHTDFATVSNKNELKLELGPVKPQFVIHDEDPLNLSPTQYTITRDDTLLTPQLHKVQKKHKNLDEFKEVDHRKPKTKPKKISACYRLKTIKQEIDHNTPMKSGRMSYNPKLMKWEGNEEILDRFKILDKMDSNKALLITKNRHKLTSPARIINTGSVSSNRDGKIVGKMIFDEENLRWLSLEGREFDPFIDIDETIKSKPVPQDHLSPPPVKTVKFQRSQSQLTAPQRPAAKAERSSTIRYHSLHTYTAKNPIFQINSRSLEKFYHEENRWSRKIGGWFTSDSTENSRSNKTEPSTKDGSGSYMYEIRNMVMNSARN from the coding sequence ATGAGTAACGTACGACCCCTCGTTGTGGAAGAAGCAACGGAGACGTCTTTCGAGGAAATTGAGTCTACGTTTGATATAGGAATGCATGACAGGCCTATTGAATTGCAGAGTTATTTTAAAGTGGATCGAAAGGCGAATTATCCGAAGTTAACGATATCAGCGATTAACAAGGGATTTCTTGAGGCTCCTGTACCGTCAACGATCTCGTCTTCAGGAAGTACCACGCTTTCCAACAAGGACATCAAGAGGTATTCTACATATACGGAAAGTGATGAGGAGGAGATATTAGATGATTTTGTAGAATTCAGCACCAATGAAAAGGTTGATGACTGGCTTCAGCACAAGGGACGtgattttgatttggatGTTTTTAAGGAGAACGAAGGAGAGGATGAATTACTTGAACTACAAGAGCAATTGGAACGGCGACTTACGTTTCTAGATTCAAATGAGTCGGTGAAGAGTGTGCCTAGCAACCCTTTTAGAAGTTCTGTGACCAATGGCCAGATGCCACCGCAGGTGAAACCGGCGTTGAACTTTCTAAGCGGCTACCCTTCAGACACTCTTCAGAGAAGCCCGAAGCCCAAGGTTATGCAAGGTGCTAACTCGAAGAGCTTTACTCGTTCGCTGACGAGTCGGTCGGTTTTGAATCTGAGGTCGAATGGTAAAAACCGTGAGCTGTCTGAGCACAGGTTAAACTACAAAAAATCCATGCCTATCTTGTCACGCAACAAAAACAGCATCCCGGAGGAAGACGAAGATAAATATTCGGGTGATAACATAGTTAGAAACCAGCAAGTGCACAGGAAGCACCATTATAACAAGGAAAGTGAGATAACCCATACCGATTTCGCCACAGTTTCCAACAAGAACGAGTTGAAGCTAGAACTAGGGCCTGTAAAGCCTCAATTTGTGATACATGATGAAGATCCACTGAATCTATCTCCCACTCAGTATACCATAACAAGAGATGACACTCTGCTCACTCCGCAACTTCATAAAGTTCAGAAAAAGCATAAAAACCTGGATGAGTTTAAGGAAGTAGACCACAGGAAGCCTAAGACCAAACCCAAGAAGATCTCTGCCTGTTACAGACTGAAAACTATCAAACAAGAGATTGATCACAATACTCCAATGAAGTCAGGAAGGATGTCATACAACCCTAAATTGATGAAGTGGGAAGGGAATGAAGAGATCTTGGACAGATTTAAGATTCTTGATAAAATGGATAGTAACAAAGCTTTATTGATCACAAAAAATCGTCACAAACTGACATCACCTGCAAGAATAATCAATACAGGTTCTGTATCCAGCAACCGAGATGGAAAGATCGTGGGCAAAATGATATTCGACGAAGAAAACTTAAGATGGCTAAGTTTAGAAGGCCGAGAATTCGATCCATTTATTGATATCGACGAGACAATTAAATCGAAACCTGTACCTCAAGATCATCTATCACCACCTCCTGTAAAAACGGTCAAGTTTCAACGCTCACAAAGCCAGCTGACCGCCCCCCAGCGCCCTGCAGCAAAAGCTGAAAGATCCTCTACTATAAGATATCACTCCCTTCACACCTACACCGCTAAAAACcccattttccaaataaacAGTCGTTCGCTCGAGAAGTTCTATCATGAGGAAAACAGATGGTCCAGAAAGATTGGAGGTTGGTTCACCTCTGACTCTACAGAAAACAGTAGGTCCAATAAGACCGAACCCTCTACTAAAGACGGATCGGGATCCTACATGTACGAGATTCGCAACATGGTTATGAATTCCGCACGAAATTAA
- a CDS encoding uncharacterized protein (similar to Ashbya gossypii ACL089W), whose translation MEGIFQLLDNYFLTNNANWKESVCDVDWTNINSLERLISETEKLIVKYPNPNDKLKHAIYKVFEEVLNRFPLFFGYWKKFVSVVYQLDGLDKSLETLQKSVNAFPISLDLWNDYLGIILVKEQDISKARLSFKTAEKLVGCQFLSHTFWDLYIEFETKNEQWRNLFQIYSYLSRLPLHQYAKYYTDFKVFLKEHPDSVPTDVGDNFDVDTMFVQTQQLVNDVWKFESQITQNFFNLNPVGDEELNTWNEYLEFLLKDPRVSAELVKATFERALVPCYFYEHFWNFYVSWLLKNDNSSSVSQVFHRGIKALPADNLSFAERYVEYLKSCTKKEKERYADLYKDALVTFCKKSPKNTSLLVEYLNLVKLTDYPSSVDQCDRDILAQQNNYTKFLEQNINGYLKNFRNEDPSQLLSILNDHNIGVAVVQLIKMNWLVLKNAMQARKHFNQFSKFPQLKASTAFWLLYYKFEKVHKNFTKLNKFISELGNEIFLPTTIMNDIIIDYQQFYLINSDINEYERKLAADSQIFDPLVDSTLKINNPQWKSHMKTSKDKHKSFEYRENGHPGIFVDAPKITNTIISKSISSMRKHGTQPLPSFRNLEKINQQPKYLDVMGEYISSQALHKKGENTGY comes from the coding sequence ATGGAAGGtatatttcaattgctGGATAATTATTTCTTGACTAATAATGCAAATTGGAAGGAATCAGTGTGTGATGTGGATTGGACAAACATCAATTCGTTAGAGCGTCTCATCTCTGAAACAGAGAAGCTGATTGTAAAGTATCCTAACCCCAATGATAAGCTTAAACATGCTATTTATAAGGTTTTCGaggaagttttgaataGGTTTCCTCtcttttttggttattGGAAGAAGTTTGTTAGTGTTGTATATCAGTTGGATGGCTTAGACAAATCTTTGGAGACGTTGCAAAAATCTGTGAATGCTTTTCCAATATCGTTAGATTTGTGGAACGATTATCTGGGGATTATTTTAGTAAAAGAACAGGATATTTCTAAGGCAAGGCTGAGTTTCAAAACGGCTGAGAAATTGGTGGGTTGTCAATTTTTATCACATACGTTTTGGGATCTGTATATTGAGTTTGAAACGAAAAATGAGCAGTGGAGGAAcctgttccaaatatattcatatcTTTCGAGACTACCGCTTCATCAATATGCAAAATATTATACAGATTTTAAAGTGTTCCTGAAGGAACATCCGGATAGTGTACCTACAGACGTGGGGGACAATTTTGATGTTGATACAATGTTTGTCCAAACTCAACAATTGGTCAACGATGTTTGGAAATTCGAGTCGCAGATCAcacaaaatttttttaatctaAATCCTGTTGGGGACGAAGAGTTGAATACTTGGAATGAATACTTGGAATTTCTCCTGAAAGATCCTAGAGTTTCCGCAGAATTGGTAAAGGCGACATTTGAAAGAGCATTAGTGCCATGTTATTTTTATGAACATTTTTGGAACTTTTACGTTTCTTGGTTGTTGAAGAACGATAATTCTAGTAGCGTGTCGCAGGTTTTCCACAGAGGAATCAAGGCACTTCCCGCTGACAATTTGTCCTTTGCAGAAAGATACGTCGAATATTTGAAGTCGTGTactaaaaaagaaaaagaacgATATGCTGATTTGTACAAAGATGCATTGGTAACCTTTTGCAAGAAATCTCCGAAAAATACTTCCTTGCTGGTCGAATACCTTAATTTGGTCAAGTTAACCGATTACCCTTCTTCAGTAGACCAATGCGACAGGGATATATTAGCTCAGCAGAACAACTATACCAAGTTCTTggaacaaaatatcaacggatatttgaaaaacttcAGAAATGAAGATCCCTCTCAACTGCTATCGATTTTAAATGATCACAATATAGGTGTCGCAGTAGTGCAgttgataaagatgaattGGTTGGTGTTAAAAAATGCAATGCAAGCTAGAAAGCACTTTAATCAATTTAGCAAGTTCCCACAATTGAAAGCCTCGACTGCATTTTGGTTACTTTATTATAAGTTTGAGAAAGTTCATAAAAATTTCACcaagttgaacaaatttATAAGTGAGTTAGGAAATGAGATATTCCTCCCAACAACTATCATGAATGACATTATCATTGATTACCAGCAATTTTATTTGATCAACAGTGATATAAATGAGTATGAACGCAAATTGGCTGCTGATTCTCAGATATTTGATCCTTTAGTTGATTCaactttgaaaatcaaTAACCCGCAGTGGAAATCACACATGAAAACTTCCAAGGACAAGCATAAAAGCTTCGAGTATAGAGAAAATGGGCATCCAGGAATATTCGTTGATGCTCCAAAAATTACTAACACTATTATAAGCAAATCCATCTCTTCGATGAGAAAACATGGAACTCAGCCGTTGCCATCTTTTAGGAATTTAGAAAAGATCAACCAACAACCCAAATACTTAGATGTAATGGGAGAGTATATAAGTTCTCAAGCATTACACAAAAAGGGCGAAAATACAGGATATTGA
- the RAD7 gene encoding UV-damaged DNA-binding protein RAD7 (similar to Ashbya gossypii ACL088C), with amino-acid sequence MYSNSRKRTRNDNNEVRGPNSALTQFLREQGISAEAIKQKWESSRQVKEDEKSESEASEGDSEGDSEGDSAGHSLEEGSSGSAKGFATEVDDGFQRRALLRSRLQEDSDDEEYGEEPPTGSSIAQSQKDDSSRDANLLQVKRKLLLQQRKRKKKQAVDLLDKKTKRVTSLQDFCVAAISENIKKYNQENKIMDKHVRDVLGGVSLKNMHKLADALSKGRALDDHTLQLFLKTELSELTFHDCSKITSDGYKQLAVFTPHLTKLSLQMCGQLNNEGLLFIADKLTNLKELYLDGPFLINEETWCLFWKRQKGLEAFHIANTHRFTDACLLSMLEHCGQSLKSLKLSRMDSIKNYAVLPQYLCNPQFHTLILQYPANEEDVSDEVIIKILSICGLHIRSLNLDGCTGLTDDTLINGFTPFLKMRNSMSALEELSVEELDQITGDGLLHFISSVQLTRLRDLSVRRCWQLDDIAVAGLWRNDCSKSLVNLNLNSLKKLTANCFERMFCPSLRQLNVGFVRCVNNQIVKFLSEQNPNLELLEVYGDNLVTEDAEFRSNMILIGRQ; translated from the coding sequence ATGTATAGTAATAGTAGGAAGAGGACAAGAAATGATAACAATGAGGTACGGGGGCCCAATAGTGCGTTGACGCAGTTTCTTCGGGAGCAGGGAATCAGTGCGGAGGCTATCAAGCAGAAATGGGAAAGTTCGAGGCAAGTAAAGGAGGATGAAAAGAGTGAGAGTGAGGCTTCCGAAGGGGATTCGGAAGGGGATTCGGAAGGGGATTCTGCTGGGCATTCTTTGGAAGAAGGGAGTTCGGGTTCTGCTAAAGGGTTTGCTACAGAGGTTGATGATGGATTTCAGCGACGTGCTTTGCTAAGGTCTAGATTACAAGAGGATTCGGATGATGAGGAGTATGGTGAAGAACCACCGACTGGCTCATCGATTGCACAGTCGCAGAAAGATGACTCGTCAAGGGATGCAAATTTACTGCAGGTTAAAAGGAAGTTGCTTCTACAGCAGCGTAAACGCAAGAAGAAACAGGCTGTAGACCTTTTGGATaagaaaaccaaaagaGTTACATCACTGCAGGACTTTTGTGTAGCTGCAATTAGcgaaaatatcaaaaaatataacCAGGAAAACAAGATCATGGATAAGCATGTTCGAGATGTGCTTGGTGGAGTGTCATTGAAAAACATGCATAAATTGGCCGATGCGCTTTCCAAAGGTAGGGCCTTAGATGATCATACGTTACAATTATTCCTTAAAACTGAGCTATCAGAGCTTACATTTCATGATTGCTCAAAGATTACTTCTGATGGGTACAAACAGCTAGCGGTTTTTACGCCACATCTAACCAAACTTTCCTTGCAAATGTGTGGCCAGTTAAACAATGAAGGGCTGTTATTCATCGCGGACAAACTTACTAATTTAAAGGAGCTTTACTTGGATGGTCCTTTTCTCATCAACGAAGAAACTTGGTGCTTGTTTTGGAAGCGCCAAAAGGGACTCGAAGCTTTTCACATTGCCAACACACATAGGTTTACAGATGCGTGCCTCTTAAGCATGCTGGAGCACTGTGGCCAATCGCTAAAGTCTTTAAAACTGTCAAGAATGGATTCTATAAAAAACTATGCAGTACTCCCACAGTATTTGTGCAACCCGCAGTTCCACACATTAATTTTACAATATCCAgctaatgaagaagatgttAGCGACgaagttattattaaaattttaaGTATTTGTGGTTTGCACATAAGGTCATTAAATCTAGACGGGTGTACGGGATTGACCGATGATACCCTGATAAACGGATTCACAccgtttttaaaaatgcGTAACTCAATGAGCGCGTTGGAGGAGCTTTCAGTGGAAGAACTAGACCAAATTACGGGAGACGGCTTGCTACACTTCATATCCTCGGTTCAGCTAACACGATTGAGAGATCTTAGTGTAAGACGTTGCTGGCAGCTTGACGACATTGCAGTCGCAGGATTATGGCGCAACGACTGCTCGAAATCTCTGGTAAACCTGAACTTAAACTCGCTGAAGAAGCTCACAGCAAATTGCTTTGAGCGAATGTTCTGCCCATCTCTAAGGCAACTAAACGTTGGATTTGTCCGTTGCGTTAACAAccaaattgtaaaatttCTAAGTGAACAAAATCCCAACTTAGAACTTCTGGAGGTATATGGTGATAACTTAGTAACGGAGGATGCAGAATTCAGATCTAATATGATTCTAATCGGTAGGCAGTGA
- the ATG31 gene encoding Atg31p (similar to Ashbya gossypii AER409C) produces MDLFTIIAVDESAAEHVSVTADKADCSYPERTVQNAMFLTNVRYIFEDDEDYNLDERTMVDEDVENVVVVDLDEFLNLRSVELISERFQMLNYSLGTENEITLKVLSQFPAEVENAENRGLDELIYRYRKQNRALQYLIDGL; encoded by the coding sequence ATGGACCTGTTTACGATCATTGCGGTAGATGAAAGTGCTGCAGAACATGTATCTGTGACGGCGGATAAGGCAGATTGTAGTTATCCTGAGCGGACTGTTCAAAACGCAATGTTTCTTACTAATGTAAGATATATCTtcgaagatgatgaagattaTAATCTAGATGAGCGGACGATggttgatgaagatgtaGAAAATGTGGTCGTGGTGGATTTAgatgaatttttaaatttgagGTCGGTGGAATTGATCAGCGAACGGTTTCAGATGTTAAATTACAGTTTGGGGACTGAAAATGAGATTACATTAAAGGTACTATCCCAATTTCCGGCCGAGGTGGAGAACGCTGAGAACAGAGGTTTAGATGAGCTGATATATAGGTATCGGAAGCAGAATAGGGCTTTGCAGTATCTAATAGATGGACTGTGA
- the FAL1 gene encoding ATP-dependent RNA helicase FAL1 (similar to Ashbya gossypii AER408W), with protein sequence MSFDRNEDNSLKFRSSKSLPVSASFEAMKLQDNLLRGIYSYGFEAPSAIQSRAITQIIKGKDVIAQAQSGTGKTATFTIAMLQIIDMKSKDCQALVLSPTRELAVQISQVVTNLGGYMNVVAHACTGGKALQQDINKFNKGCHVVSGTPGRVLDTIKRRALNTRHIKMLVLDEADELLSDSLGFKQQIYDIFTKLPTSVQVVLISATISKDVLEVVKKLMTDPVKLLVKRDQISLDVIKQYHVNVEKEEWKFDTLCDLYDSLTINQCVIFCNTKKKVDWLSRKLLQTNFAVSSIHGDMQQDEREKVMNDFRSGSSRLLISTDVWARGIDVQQISLVINYDIPELLENYIHRIGRSGRFGRKGIAINFITRDEVSKLKEIEKHYSIKVKPMPANIEDLC encoded by the coding sequence ATGTCTTTTGATAGAAATGAAGATAACAGCTTAAAATTTAGGAGTTCTAAATCACTTCCTGTATCAGCTTCCTTCGAGGCTATGAAGCTACAGGATAATCTACTACGAGGAATTTACTCGTATGGATTTGAAGCTCCATCAGCAATTCAATCCAGGGCCATCACTCAAATTATTAAAGGCAAAGATGTAATTGCTCAGGCTCAGTCGGGTACAGGTAAGACCGCTACTTTCACCATTGCAATGCTCCAGATAATCGATATGAAAAGTAAGGATTGTCAAGCGTTAGTTTTGTCTCCCACAAGAGAACTAGCCGTACAGATATCTCAAGTGGTTACCAATTTAGGAGGGTACATGAATGTCGTGGCACATGCCTGCACGGGCGGTAAAGCGCTTCAACAGGATATTAACAAGTTCAACAAAGGCTGCCATGTTGTGAGTGGCACTCCGGGGCGTGTTCTAGATACGATTAAGAGGCGTGCCCTGAACACAAGACATATCAAGATGTTAGTTCTCGATGAGGCGGACGAATTGTTGAGCGATTCCTTGGGCTTCAAACAGCAAATATACGATATATTCACCAAGCTTCCGACATCTGTACAGGTAGTTTTGATTAGCGCAACAATTAGCAAAGACGTATTAGAAGTCgtgaagaaattgatgacaGATCCGGTAAAGCTTCTTGTTAAAAGAGATCAGATTTCTCTTGACGTCATCAAGCAGTATCATGTAAACGTGGAGAAAGAGGAGTGGAAATTTGACACGCTTTGTGATCTTTACGACTCCCTCACTATTAATCAATGTGTGATTTTCTGCAatacaaagaaaaaggtGGATTGGTTATCCCGAAAACTCCTGCAGACAAACTTTGCTGTATCTTCTATACATGGAGATATGCAGCAAGATGAACGTGAGAAGGTCATGAATGACTTCCGATCAGGCAGCTCAAGACTCCTGATATCCACGGATGTTTGGGCTCGTGGTATTGATGTCCAGCAAATTTCTTTAGTTATCAACTACGACATACCAGAGCTTCTGGAGAATTACATCCATCGTATTGGTAGATCCGGCAGATTCGGACGTAAAGGTATTGCAATCAACTTCATTACCAGAGACGAAGTTTCGAAGCtgaaagaaattgaaaagcaTTATTCCATCAAAGTCAAGCCAATGCCCGCGAACATTGAAGATCTTTGTTAA
- the DAS2 gene encoding putative uridine kinase DAS2 (similar to Ashbya gossypii AER407C) yields MTDFLEFEICFFYIFVVKPFLTTLYLIMYDINSIFSKSVRNQNNLSLRSEIPYLGYLVAFRMTQNILVSIAGSRATGVYDTGLKIKEGLKRLFPHDIKVLDLDSMTNDGERAYNAKDYDFVKIQQSTKTSNKKLQIVLLCGCYALYDKDINQSSNLKVFLDAEGDKRLIKLIQNKKVKTGSELATTISEYLDFLRPEYHSYIEPTRAFADLIIPAANEAIGTAIIIDGIVKVVEELQGGGVTHGKKLFPHLDFQMERMDVEKGRYYDLS; encoded by the coding sequence ATGACAGATTTTCtggaatttgaaatttgctttttttacatttttgttgtaaaACCATTTTTAACAACGTTATACCTCATTATGTATGATATCAATTCTATTTTCTCTAAATCAGTAAGGAATCAAAACAATCTGTCACTAAGGTCTGAAATTCCTTATTTGGGTTATTTGGTGGCTTTTAGAATGACTCAAAATATTCTTGTATCGATTGCAGGAAGTCGTGCTACTGGAGTCTACGATACTGGATTGAAAATTAAAGAAGGCTTGAAGAGGCTATTCCCACATGATATTAAGGTTTTGGATTTGGATTCCATGACCAATGATGGTGAACGAGCCTACAATGCTAAAGACTACGATTTTGTAAAGATCCAACAAAGCACTAAAACCTCGAACAAGAAGCTCCAAATCGTACTTCTATGTGGTTGCTACGCTCTATATGACAAGGACATTAACCAATCTTCAAACTTGAAGGTTTTCTTGGATGCAGAGGGAGACAAAAGGCTGATAAAGTTAATCCAAAACAAGAAAGTTAAAACTGGCTCGGAATTAGCTACCACCATCTCCGAATACCTCGACTTCCTGAGGCCAGAATATCATAGTTATATCGAACCTACCAGGGCATTCGCCGATCTTATTATCCCGGCTGCCAACGAGGCCATAGGCACGGCTATTATTATAGATGGAATAGTGAAAGTTGTCGAAGAGCTGCAAGGCGGTGGCGTTACCCATGGAAAGAAGTTGTTTCCGCACTTAGACTTCCAAATGGAAAGAATGGATGTTGAGAAGGGGAGATACTACGATCTAAGttga